The stretch of DNA ATTCAGTCCGGCAAGGTACCGTTCGATCCGTGTGATTATTTCGGGACCGTCCTCGATTTCGGTGCGGACGACTTGTCCGGTGCCTCTGCTCCGAGCAAATGCAACAAACGCACGGTTGCCGGTTCGTCCGGCGTGATCTTGATGATTTCTCGATAAATCGATTCTAGCTGTTGCCGTGTTTTGGGTGAGAGTTCGTGTAAATAACGGACATTGTGTTCGCGGATTTCGTCGCCGACCAAACACATGACCAGCGTGTTCACCGGATCAAAGCCCATCCGAAACGACCGCAAGTTTGCCTTGCCATCATTCAATTGAGGCCGCATGGCCGAATCGTTTTCCGGGCTATGCGTCGCTCCCAAATAGTGTCCCAACTCATGCAGCAAGACTTCGAGCCGTTCTGCTTCGCCCATGTTTTTTGACCATTCCCGGATGAGGATATGCTGCCGCAGCGGCGCAAAGGTCCCTCCTAATCGAGTCCGCTGCTGCAAGATGCGGGGCTGGCTGCTAAAGCCGATTGCCAATGCCGCCGGTTCAACGCGCGCCTCTCGCTCAAATTCGGCCAACATTTTCGAAAACTGCCGCACCTCGTTATCAGAATCCCAGGTATCGACGCCCACCACTTCAAATCGCACGCGGCAATGCTGCTCGAAGATTTTTGAAGCCCGCTCTAACCGCGCACGGAGCCGCGTCTCCCAGAGCTTGCGCACAAACGGCTCTTCGTCATCCACAAACAGTTTTACCGGAATCGTGCAGATCTTCGTATCCGGCGGATCGTTATTATTTTTGAGCGCCGCCGTCTCTTGCTGTTTGGGATCTGCGTCAGTCGCAGCGTGCGCAACGGCCTTGTTCGTCACGTCAGCGGCAAAGCCAATGCGATTTAATTCCAACGGTTTCTGATCGCTCTGGTGAAAAAAACAAACGCTATTCGGTTCTACCTGCAAGACCTGAGAGACGTCCGCAGAGCCAAATTGGACTTCCACCGCTGCGGTTACGGGAATCGAGACCAACTCCTTGACCGGAATTGTGTAGGAGATCTTCTCACCAGCTTGGTGTTTGACCTGGAACGAGACCGCTTTGCCAGTGCGATTCGTCAGTACGATGACGTCGGCCAGCAGCGGCGCGGGGAGACAACCGGCGATGAGGCAAGTGAAAATTGCGTACTTGAAATTCATAAACCGGATCTCGCCTTGATGCTGAGCCAGGGCATGGATCCGCTTGATTGATCAATCCCCCTTTAACACCATTCTACGGCGCTGGGACGCGCATGCAATCAGAAACTGTTACAGCGGGCGGTTATCTATTGAGACGGCGCAATCCCCTGCCAGCGTGCCGTACCGATGGCAAAGTATTTGTGGACAAACGGCGGTTTTTGGCGGCTGGCGTACCAAATCCGCCAACTCCCATCGGGCAATTGCCGTATCGATTGACTGGTCGTGTAGTGCGATTCCCATTCGTGCGACGGATCGGGACGGAAGACTGGGTTGTGCGGATTCTTCTGCCAATTGATACCGTCACTGCTTACGGCAAAACCAATCGCTGTCTTCCCCTCAAAGGCGGACCAATAACTGCCGTACCACATCAAGTACAAATCCCCCGACTTAATCACGGTCGGATAAAACAACCGCCCTTGTTCCCATTTTTGACCAATTCGCAGCACCGCTTCTTTGGTTTCTTTCCACTCTTGGCCATCGCTGCTTTGCGCATGCCGAATTTTCCAAGGTTCGGCGGAGACGTCGGTGTACCACATCTGATAGGTCTCACCGACCTTCAGGATCGTGGGGGCATAGACGCCGCTCAATTGTGGATCACTGGGGGGCGACCATTGGATGCCGTCGCGACTTTGGGTTTCGTGTAAATTGTGTACGCTCTTTCCAAACAAATGGCTGGCGCTAAACCACATCCGCAATTTTCCGTCTTCGCGAAGTACTGAACCATCGGCATTGCGCAAGAGCGTCGGCGTGAGTATCGAGGATTCGCCGTCGCCGAATTCAAAGACCGGGTTCGCGGGATATTTTTCAAAGGTGCGGCCATCCTTGGAGGTGGCCAGTCCTAATCGGAAAACCCGCTTGGCGACCTTGCCCTGCGATCCGCAATACCACATGCGGTACCGTCCCTCCTCCAGCGCAACGCATGGTGCAAAGACGTGCATGTCGTCAAACGCGCCG from Symmachiella dynata encodes:
- a CDS encoding M12 family metallo-peptidase, which gives rise to MNFKYAIFTCLIAGCLPAPLLADVIVLTNRTGKAVSFQVKHQAGEKISYTIPVKELVSIPVTAAVEVQFGSADVSQVLQVEPNSVCFFHQSDQKPLELNRIGFAADVTNKAVAHAATDADPKQQETAALKNNNDPPDTKICTIPVKLFVDDEEPFVRKLWETRLRARLERASKIFEQHCRVRFEVVGVDTWDSDNEVRQFSKMLAEFEREARVEPAALAIGFSSQPRILQQRTRLGGTFAPLRQHILIREWSKNMGEAERLEVLLHELGHYLGATHSPENDSAMRPQLNDGKANLRSFRMGFDPVNTLVMCLVGDEIREHNVRYLHELSPKTRQQLESIYREIIKITPDEPATVRLLHLLGAEAPDKSSAPKSRTVPK